In Musa acuminata AAA Group cultivar baxijiao chromosome BXJ3-11, Cavendish_Baxijiao_AAA, whole genome shotgun sequence, one DNA window encodes the following:
- the LOC103970719 gene encoding uncharacterized protein LOC103970719 yields the protein MMPTTSGGPGERTRKLFVVGASGGGGSAIPVSNSGGVDLGAVGRAVGLDPSSVTLNGYFISRGPDFVSSFTWGSLVSFFTSRGFPTGASQLDPVVVQGKPTLASGLQFSPFPEEGDHLAFKRKATSEDEHPINKKNRVDGYLNGGDSLCIKRRLKLEDDCSTKKRKI from the exons ATGATGCCGACCACAAGCGGTGGCCCCGGCGAGAGAACCCGCAAGCTCTTTGTCGTCGGcgccagcggcggcggcggttcGGCGATTCCGGTGTCCAACAGCGGAGGGGTGGACCTGGGGGCCGTGGGGCGCGCCGTGGGGCTGGACCCGTCGTCCGTGACGCTCAACGGCTACTTCATCAGCCGCGGACCGGACTTCGTCTCGTCCTTCACCTGGGGGTCCCTCGTCTCCTTCTTCACCTCCCGCGGGTTCCCGACCGGCGCTTCGCAGCTCGACCCCGTCGTCGTCCAAGGGAAGCCCACCCTCGCCTCAG GATTGCAATTCTCTCCTTTTCCGGAGGAGGGAGATCACCTTGCTTTTAAGAGGAAAGCTACATCAGAAGATGAACATCCAATTAACAAGAAGAACAGGGTTGATGGATATCTTAATGGTGGTGACAGCCTTTGTATCAAGAGAAGGCTGAAACTGGAAGACGATTGCTCAACGAAGAAGAGAAAAATCTGA